gtgaagtcacggaagctctgtccacatgtttttactgtcaatgctcaCCACCCACTAAATTCACAAATTACTGTGACAATATGTTGTCTGAAGAATGAAGGTAATGTCAGAGCGAGCACGTTGAGCTTTCAGCAACCTCAGCTAAAATAATGAGGAGAAACTTAAGCACAAGTTTTAATTGTCTTGACCCCTGTTTTTTTCAATTCAGTCAACAGAATGGATagtagggctgtaatcaaccaaagaCAGTCTTGGTCGAATTAAACCCTTAAATTTTGACTATATCACAGATCTGGATTTCCGAAAAATATGCCCTCATCtagtgatatcagcacaaaacctgtTGGAatcttgtttttgtcatgttataatatttacagacactATCTTGTCACTCTGTACATGTCCTGCGCACAGAGCGACACTGAACACAGGAGCGCAGCTTCGCTGAATGACGTATTCAAGCTGtgacactttattgatccgcgaggggaaattcaggatgcaaACTTTTTTCCGTGGTCTAATTTTATGAAgtgctgccacactgcagatgtctctgacatggtagaggaggactgacttaaatgacacggtcaaaactaaataaatatttagcaAACCACCGGTCGGTACTCTCTGTCTCTAGTGGGtcgggctaaaccaaagtagtgaaaacaaggggggtgttcaaagaGACTTAACTGTGAAACTGGTGTGCTGAAAACACCCccattatttttaatgtaatacAGATTACAGCCCTAATGGATAGCCATTCAAGGTGTgcatttatgtatgtgtgtctgcagctgcatcACAATGCCCAAAGCTATAACAGTTTAAAGGAGTTGAAAACAAAGATAGCTTTACAGGCAGGTCACAATGATTCACTGACCTCACCTGTTGCAGATCAACAATATTCTGATATTGGAGTCCTGCTGCAtattttcaatctttttttattttatgttggcGTGGAGTTTTCATGGTCAGTTTTTCCTTGTTGCAGCTGCATTGCTCCACATTGCACAGAAGTGTCAGATCTTTCTCCCTCATTAATGATCAGACAATCGTACATCAAAGAGGACAGCCATGGCTGAGCAGTATTCCTTATTTGGCCTCTTCTTCTATCTGGAATGAAACAATTTGCAACGGTTCAAAATTCAAGTTTTGAAGCAGCCAATAAAGACCATGATGTTCAAGCCAAGCAGGCATTACCAGTTATTTCTTGAAGCTGAGCATAATCACTCCTGTTTAGTTAGACAGTGTTCTGCATTGTTTAAAATGGTCTTTTACCACATACTTGGAGAATAAgaaacagatgtttgtgttgaaGAGGCTTTCCTCACTTCTCACAGTAACataagtgtttgtgtttattgcaATGTAACATTTCTAACCTTGGAAGTGTCATTCCTGTGCTGTCAGGGAGCTCTGAAGGGCTGCAAAGTTATCCAtttgctgacatctagtgggtAGCCTCGGTAGCACTACAAACTGGAGGTTAATTGAATCAACGGACATATTCAATATGCTTTTCATTTACTCTGCAGTGCTGTCTTTAGCTTGAAATCAGTTATGCAGACAACATTTagtaatttaaatgtttttcttttcttttcagtaaCAAGGGTCCCAGTTCAATCCAACCAACCACCACCTGGCATTGTTGAACTGGATGGGGAGAAATTTACACTGCAGTGGTAAGAATAATTCATTTCTTGTGATGATTTATGATTGTTTAACAGAGAGGAAACATCAGcatcctcttttctttcttcctaaCCTCTCTGTCCGTGGTTTCTTCCAACAGGCTAAATGCACACTTTGAGACAAACCCTGAGGGCTCTGTGTCTCGATCAGACATGTACTCTGAGTACCTGGCCACATGCAGTAAAATGGGACGAAGTAACATCTTGAACTCGACTGGCTTCCTTAAATGTCTTCGGTCAGTTATGATTCTACCCGTCTGAATCTTTCATGTCTCAACAGTACACAGCACCACGAATGTTTGCCCTGACTAGAGTGGAGTTAATATGTCTCAAAAATTTACCTTTGATCTGTAGATATTCCCTTCAGTTTCTAGCAATCCTCTAAACACCTTTTCTCCCACAGGACTGTTTTCCCCAACCACACAATGAAGCGGCAAGAGGAGACTAAGGCCAATGGCCAAGTTCAGATCCTCCTGGTAGGGCTAAGGCGAAGGTCAATCCCTCTGCCCATCCAGTTGTActaccagcagcaacagcagaatccagcagcagctcctacACCTCCAGCCGCTCGACATGAAGCACCAGGAGACCCTCAGGCCCCGCCTCCAGGTAGCATAAAAAGAATcaatctttttcttttatttagacATAAAAGAATAAGTAAAGCAATATGTCATCACTTTGGGTGTCAACATGCTCCCCTATTAATTGATTGTGGATATGCTTGACAGAAAAGGCATTTGGTCTGTAACAGCCAATATGGTCTAAATGTCAGATGCTAAAGAGCCATAAGAAAAAGTACACTAGGCAGctttgcagagagcagagctggtACCGCTGGGAACAAGATGGCTGAACTAATTACAAAGGCAAACATATTGAGGAAATCATCAAAGGAAATGTTACTTGGGGGAGCTCAGTAGTGAAATTGAAAGGACAGCAGCTAAGCTGCATCACATGTCATGAAATTGAACACAGAAGACACTCAGTGGTGTGTTATATCTTAATTCTGCATCTGTGGTTggagtattttttttgtctttgccaCAACTCAAATATGTTAAACCATATTTGGTGTCAGACCTCCACAACCATGCTCTAACTATGTCTTTCTACACTACGCTGATACATTTTTGCTGAAGTACAAAGAACATCTTAGATGTTGTATTTAGTAGAATTGATGTTGCTGTAGTAAGCCTCCTGGTGTGTTCACCATCTTTGAAAAAGCTAGTTTCtgactgttgtttgtttgtgtgttgccaGGCTTACCTCCTGGGCACTCTAGTCTTGGACCTCAGCTCGTCCGGGCCTTGGGCCCTGGCCTCAGCACCGGTGTCGTCACCCCATCCATGGCCTTGACTGCACAGGAACCTCCTAATGCAAACCACCCGACTGTTCCCCGTCACCCGGTGCCCCCGCAGGTGCCTCCACAGTTACCACCAAATCCTctggcagcagtgcagcagcatcagGTCCGACCTGGTCCAGTGATCCAGATTCCAACGTCAGCACCTGCCGCCCAAAACCACAGTTCTCAAAACCCCGCCGTCACACCTGCAGTACAGCAACAACACTCCCCCATGCTCCCCACACAAACACCCGTCACACTTTTTCAGCAGGTACCGCAGGGCCACATCCTCACCGCCAGGGTCCAAGGTGTGTGCCCTCCAATCACTCAGACCCCACCCCTTCCTCAAACCCCTCTGCTGTCTGGACCTCAAGGTGGGGCTCCCCAGGTAGATTCGCAGGTTCTTTGTGCAGCATCttcaccctcctcttcttccatcCAAGTTGGAGGTGGCCAGGCTTTGAGCATTGCAGGTGTGCCCAATTCCCAAGGGTCACGTGTCACATTTCAGAATATTGCCCCCAAACCACCGCCAAACCAGTCAGGTGGACCAGCAGCCACAATAGCTACTCCCagccagcagcctcagcagcaagCCCAGAGTGTAGTAATAGTCAGCCCTAACCCCCAGCAGAGCCCAGCCTACACCCCTGCCATACATCAGATAGTTCTTGCCAACCCCTCCGCCATTTCCGGTGCCCAGACTATTCAGATAGCAGGGCAGCCTGCAGCTACTTCCAGTCCCTGCCCACCTCCTGCCTCTCACTCCAATACCCAGGTCCAGCCCAATCAAACTGTCAGCCATGCACTGTCCATGAAACGACATCAACAACAGCCACCTCTCCAAATTATTTCCCAAAATCCTCCCTCTCAGCCTACCTCCACTGAGTCCAGCTTGATCAAACAGCTACTGCTTCCAAAGCGAGGGCCTTCTACGCCAGGTGGAAAGCTAATCCTACCTGCCCCACAAGTGCCCCCTCCCAACAACACAATAGCTCCCAGTCCACAGGTCATCTACCAGGCAGGCTACAGCACCCAGAATCCTTCATCACAGCCTCAGCAGCTTAATGTCCAGCTGGTTCCCAGTCAGCTTCCCTCTACAGGAGCTCCAGCCCTCCAGACAGTTCAGCTCTTGCCCGGCCAGCTTATTTCTACAAGTAGTCCAAGTGGAGCTGCCATCCTTCAggcacctgcagcagctggacaggTCACATTCACCGTGGTACCCAACACTGGCTTCACCACCTCTACTGCTGCTGTTGCCGCTGTCAGCCAGGGAGCTGTGGCTCCAGGCATTCCCCCTCCTCCATTCTCTACTGGAACGGTGCCCCACCATGccccagcagctccaccaccaCACCCACCACCACTGCCAGCTCCCCTCAGAGGAGACAAGATAATTTgtcaaaaggaggaggaggccaagGATGCCGCAGGGCTGCATATCCATGAGAGGAAGATAGAGGTGATGGAGAACTCCTCCTTGGCAGAAGGAGATTCCTCTAATGGCAAAACCAGTAACGGTGATGTTGTGGCAAGTGCCAAGCTGCTAAATGGTCGGAAGTGCATGGAGTCTAATCTACCTCCATACCACTCAGGGAACAGCCAGGGAGCACTCAACGGCCCGGCCACGGAGAGTCACCCTGCTAATGGGAAGCAGGCCCTCTCCCCAGGCCCAAACACCCCTGTTGAGGGCAACCCTGACCCCAAAAAGACTCTTGTCAATGGGGTGTGTGACTTTGATAGGGGGGACAGCAGTGGCAACTTTAACAAAAACATTCCAAATCACATTGCTTCCAAACAGTACTTGGGGAATGGGGAAGTAGGTGCCTCTGATAAGAGTCACTGTGCAGATCCTCCTGTCCCTAgtcctcctccaccacagcaGGACACTGCCAAAGCCCAGCAGGCTGAACGCCTGGCCAACGGACCCCAGGCAGTAGGCACCAAGCCTATCTTGGAATTATCCAATGGACCTTTGGGGCCAGGCCATGCTGCACCTGTGCTAAGACAGCAACTGCTCCCCAACTCCTCCCTCCCATCCACTGTTTCTGTTACCTCCCAGAGTGTTGCTTCTCCTGCAAATGGAGTGGCCCCTGAGGCTCGAGGCCTCAAGAGGCCAGCTGAGAACGAGGACCGCAGCGCAGCAGCATCCTCGGGGATCCCCAACAAAGTGGGAGTACGCATCATCACCATCAGTGACCCCAACAATGCCGGCAGCAGTGCCACAATGGTGGCGGTGCCAGCAGGAACAGACCCAAGCACAGTAGCCAAAGTAGCAATAGAGAATGCCACTCAGCAGAGGAACTGCTCGCCCACACAGGCAGCTGGCACAACGGTGAGTCACTGTGGGGTTGGTATTGCTGTAAGCCACATTTATCCACACTCTTGTGATGATGTTATTTGACTTGGCGTCAGGTCAGCCACAGAATCTGTTTGAGTgtatgacagacacacaaggtaATTCTTATTTTCATGTCTAGTGGGTTATATATCAATTGTAAATCCCACATTTTATTGTTCTGGACAGCCAAAGTGGACAACTGTTTCCAGTTTTTGAGTGACTCAGTGTCTTGTGTATTGTGTTGTTTATTGGAGATACAGGCATTATTTGACTCACTGACATTTATAATATCTTATAATACATATGAGCTAAGGTGCTCCTTCACTGCCAGCGTTCTGTTCCTGTGAAGATGTTCTTGCAGCAGAGCAATGCTAAAGTTAAGTTCTTAGTCAGTATGGACATTGAGGAGTCCACTGGTGATTCAGCACTGAGCAAAGGTTACAGAAAGACGTTTACACAATAAAAGGCTTTGGCATCAAGAGTGGAACATTACTGTGCTATGTGCTCCATTATGCATGCCTGTTATTTGTGTTAaccatgtttgtctgtgtaccTGCTGTAAAACCCAACCAAAACATTGCTCTGTGCTGACACTGGTGATCAGAAACTTCACAGGGAATAACTGAACagttctgtgttttatttggcaGTTAACCGACTTAGGGAGGCACTGTTTGCACAAGATGTGTACGTTTTATTTACAAATGCTGTGCAGTCAGATAATGGTGTTCTATGAATTGCTGCTGACTAACTGCTATGTGTACAGTGTAtttagtgcttttatttttattaaggCGTTGGAAATGTAATGTGAAGTTGCATCTCAGACTCCAAATAGTTAAAATCTGTATTGGAAAGTAAAAATTCTGCCTCCAGTATATCTTTTAAATAAGGAAAACCACTGTGGCTGACTTGCAGCTGAATATAAATCATCCCATCTTCCTTCTGAAAGCATTTCAAAGATTCTTTATAGCTTTGCTGCAGCAGGGTTTCAAATGCAGCCCTTGGAGAGCTAATGCTAAGAGTGTAAAACCATTTTCCAGTCTGAATGGAGGTTAAGAAGGTGAGACCAGTTAAGACCATGTGGCTCTCACTGATACCCACCTCCTATAGCAAAGCAGCTGAGAGAACAACTCATGTCAGTAGACAGGCCTGGGTTACATCTCAGCCAACAGGTTCCTTCTAatggtcatcatcatcattctgacttcttcttcattctgtttttttatcaaaTATCTGACTTTTCGAAAATGTTGTCTCTCTCACAGCCTACTGTTACCCCGTCTCCGCCCCCTGTATCCCAGCCTGCACCACCGGGTAACCACAGCCCCCACCTCCCAGCACAGCAAACCTCCGCAGCACCATTAGGGCATAGCAGGAAAGCAGGGCAGAACTTCAAGTGTCTGTGGCAGTCCTGTAAACGGTACAGAACCTTCTTACTATGCCCTGAGCCGTGCATCACACTGCCTCTCTTACTGTCCTCAACTTATGATAAACTTTGAGCCATTATCCCCCTTGTTTTTGATTTGCTCCTGTTTTGTTCTCCAGGTGGTTTGAAACACCATCTCAAGTTTTCTACCATGCAGCAACGCAACACGGCGGAAAAGATGTGTATGGAGGTCACTGTCAGTGGGAGGGATGTGAACCATTTCCACGACAGAGACTGTCCTTCATCACACATTTACAGGTAAAATTAACACTCCTGTGTTACACCCCAGCTTTAGTGCATTATCAAAGAAATGCTGTGTAATCTGAATGGTATGCGTTCTTTGCGTTCTCAGGATAAGCACTGTTCTCGAGAGGCTTTGCTGGCTGCACTCAAACTAGAGGAGCAGCAGGCACAGAGTCCCAATCAGACTTCCCAGTATGTAGTGCACACATTTCTCCGTCAATGCTCATAGGTACATTTTATTATGTTCGTTATGTTGATATTTCTCTGAcattgtcttgtgtgtttgatgtgttgtAAAGGACTCCGCCAGTGGCAGGCAGCACTCCGGCACCGCGAGCACCGAAAGCAATCGTCAATCATCCGAGCGCAGCTCTCATGGCCCTACGCAGAGGCTCTAGAAACCTGGTCTTCAGGGACTTCACTGTGAGTAGAACAAGGTTTCTCCATGaatttctgtcacacacacttctgtatGACTTTTTAAACTCTTGGTTAGCTGCAGTGAACAAAAGCTGCTCTAAGGTTTTTTAATCACCACTCTTTCTGTCACCTGGTGGTTCACACAGTGGTCAGGATTGACTGGAAGTgcagaggaaaacatttttttcccaccccCAATGTTTGGTTAGAGAACCGTAAAGTTGAAATTTTAATAggccttaattttttttttttttttttttaaatatgtttttttacttgAATGAGGACTTTAACTAAAACATCCCAAACATAAACATTGTTTCTTTATTAGGATGAGAAAGAGGGACCAGTGACCAAACACATACGACTAACTGCTGCCTTAACGTTAAAGAACGTCGCCAAGCACTCTGACTGTGGTCGCATGTAagtatattgaaaataaaaagaaacaataaggttaaacaaaatgtgaatatttaagcggacttttctgcttttcttaGGTTGCTAAAGAGGCATGAGACGCACCTCTCTGTGCTCGCGCTAAGTAACATGGAGGTCTCCACCACGCTTGCCAAATGCCTTTACGAACTGACGCGCTCGCTCCAGGCTTAATGCCAACAGGACAACCTCTACAATCCCACAATCCCACAACCCCACCCTCTCCTGAGACGAGAGGAGCAAGCCACCGGTGAGCTGTAGCGGGTCCACAAGTGGGGaagcagagaggcaggaacCGAAACAAAGGCCCTCCTCCTGCCGCACCTGCCCTCCCCTCCAACCTCCCCTCTCACTGCTTACCTACTTCCTTGCCAACCTTTTtttgacaccccccccccccccccctcctccccctcctcctccatccacacacacacaggaggggaaaaaaactgccATGGGGTCTTCCACCAGCTGCCCACCAGGGGGAGCTCTTTAAGACTGCTTCCCCGAGGGACTCCACCGACGAAACCCCAAACACGAGCACATTTTGTTTAAGTtgtcttgttgtttttatttttctcttcgtCCCATGAACTGATGTGTGTGCTGGCGTGGGTAGCGGTCAACGGAAGAGTACGGATGTGTGGGGAGGTGGAAAGGGGGCAGGACTGCGGATGGTGTCCTACAGGGATGGAGTGGAGGACGACTCAGCTGGCAACTGGCGCAgagaatttgtttttttctttagaaaCTTGGTAGCTTGGTTTTCTTACTTGAGTCAATATATTTTCACTTATTTATTATTGAAATGAATACCATTACAATTAATGAAAAAGAATCTTGTAAATATGTTGTGAATATATATAAAGAAGATCCTCTTTCATGCCGATGCAGCCACTGGAGAACTTGCTCTGTGGAGTAATAGAAGCATTACTTTGGCAGAATTGAATTAagtaatatgtttttgtttgtttttgcttttttttatgaTCCCTGGTCACTTGTATCTAATGTGATTCTATACTCAGCAGTGGATGAATGTACTTAAAAACCTGTAAATAATTCTGCAAAGGTACTGATGCTGTAAAGCTTAGGGAGGGGGAAAACAGTTTTTTGTGGAACTGTGACATTTTTTGTATTATAATACCTTGTAGAACTCATTTTGCTGGCTGAAAGAGTATGGAATAATATATCTCATGTCATtttgtagaagaaaaaaaaatattgaaggTATTCTCTTCCCTTCTTCTCTCGCACACCCTCCCctcaacacacgcacacacacacacacaagtaacaTATATCCACTGTAAGCGTTTTGTCATTGTACGGGCACAGTGCGCGTACCAaaatttttttgtatttgtaaatTGGTTTAAATACATGGAGTTTTTATACAGGTTTTCTCCT
This region of Parambassis ranga chromosome 2, fParRan2.1, whole genome shotgun sequence genomic DNA includes:
- the arid2 gene encoding AT-rich interactive domain-containing protein 2 isoform X2; this encodes MAFNAHTAKSQVSEKNQWIELGEEFNFPRSCSNAAFALKQYYLRYLEKYEKVHHFGEDDEEAQPGNPKASLPIGAIPNSYNYQQHIVSDYLRQSYGLSTDFVPPCDYNKLVLSLLSGLPNEVDFAVNVCTLLSNESKHSMQLDKDPKLVTLLLAHAGVFDDSLGSFSGVFGTDWKEKTSRDFVRFWKEVVEDTEVRELIWDKSSPAQDGTSCEERWQSLFHPPRTPGISDMEAQRVLQIAVILRNLSFEETNVKLLAANRTCLRFLLLCAHCNLISLRQLGLDTLGNVAAELQLDPVDFRTTHLIFHTITKCLMSRDRFLKMRAMEILGNLSKVEDNGVLICEYVDQDSYKEVMLLLTLPDLMLLMASLEVLYLLAQLGEVPCTKIASVDHSIDLLVRLVSVDLHTFGPDALTAVRLIEHQANADQAAEVRPQLVEQVPAAMQGAPTPVTRVPVQSNQPPPGIVELDGEKFTLQWLNAHFETNPEGSVSRSDMYSEYLATCSKMGRSNILNSTGFLKCLRTVFPNHTMKRQEETKANGQVQILLVGLRRRSIPLPIQLYYQQQQQNPAAAPTPPAARHEAPGDPQAPPPGLPPGHSSLGPQLVRALGPGLSTGVVTPSMALTAQEPPNANHPTVPRHPVPPQVPPQLPPNPLAAVQQHQVRPGPVIQIPTSAPAAQNHSSQNPAVTPAVQQQHSPMLPTQTPVTLFQQVPQGHILTARVQGVCPPITQTPPLPQTPLLSGPQGGAPQVDSQVLCAASSPSSSSIQVGGGQALSIAGVPNSQGSRVTFQNIAPKPPPNQSGGPAATIATPSQQPQQQAQSVVIVSPNPQQSPAYTPAIHQIVLANPSAISGAQTIQIAGQPAATSSPCPPPASHSNTQVQPNQTVSHALSMKRHQQQPPLQIISQNPPSQPTSTESSLIKQLLLPKRGPSTPGGKLILPAPQVPPPNNTIAPSPQVIYQAGYSTQNPSSQPQQLNVQLVPSQLPSTGAPALQTVQLLPGQLISTSSPSGAAILQAPAAAGQVTFTVVPNTGFTTSTAAVAAVSQGAVAPGIPPPPFSTGTVPHHAPAAPPPHPPPLPAPLRGDKIICQKEEEAKDAAGLHIHERKIEVMENSSLAEGDSSNGKTSNGDVVASAKLLNGRKCMESNLPPYHSGNSQGALNGPATESHPANGKQALSPGPNTPVEGNPDPKKTLVNGVCDFDRGDSSGNFNKNIPNHIASKQYLGNGEVGASDKSHCADPPVPSPPPPQQDTAKAQQAERLANGPQAVGTKPILELSNGPLGPGHAAPVLRQQLLPNSSLPSTVSVTSQSVASPANGVAPEARGLKRPAENEDRSAAASSGIPNKVGVRIITISDPNNAGSSATMVAVPAGTDPSTVAKVAIENATQQRNCSPTQAAGTTPTVTPSPPPVSQPAPPGNHSPHLPAQQTSAAPLGHSRKAGQNFKCLWQSCKRWFETPSQVFYHAATQHGGKDVYGGHCQWEGCEPFPRQRLSFITHLQDKHCSREALLAALKLEEQQAQSPNQTSQTPPVAGSTPAPRAPKAIVNHPSAALMALRRGSRNLVFRDFTDEKEGPVTKHIRLTAALTLKNVAKHSDCGRMLLKRHETHLSVLALSNMEVSTTLAKCLYELTRSLQA
- the arid2 gene encoding AT-rich interactive domain-containing protein 2 isoform X1 encodes the protein MANSTGKNLLDQRRKGQAFLDELRQFHQSRGSQFKKIPIVGGKELDLNALYIRVVSLGGFAKVSEKNQWIELGEEFNFPRSCSNAAFALKQYYLRYLEKYEKVHHFGEDDEEAQPGNPKASLPIGAIPNSYNYQQHIVSDYLRQSYGLSTDFVPPCDYNKLVLSLLSGLPNEVDFAVNVCTLLSNESKHSMQLDKDPKLVTLLLAHAGVFDDSLGSFSGVFGTDWKEKTSRDFVRFWKEVVEDTEVRELIWDKSSPAQDGTSCEERWQSLFHPPRTPGISDMEAQRVLQIAVILRNLSFEETNVKLLAANRTCLRFLLLCAHCNLISLRQLGLDTLGNVAAELQLDPVDFRTTHLIFHTITKCLMSRDRFLKMRAMEILGNLSKVEDNGVLICEYVDQDSYKEVMLLLTLPDLMLLMASLEVLYLLAQLGEVPCTKIASVDHSIDLLVRLVSVDLHTFGPDALTAVRLIEHQANADQAAEVRPQLVEQVPAAMQGAPTPVTRVPVQSNQPPPGIVELDGEKFTLQWLNAHFETNPEGSVSRSDMYSEYLATCSKMGRSNILNSTGFLKCLRTVFPNHTMKRQEETKANGQVQILLVGLRRRSIPLPIQLYYQQQQQNPAAAPTPPAARHEAPGDPQAPPPGLPPGHSSLGPQLVRALGPGLSTGVVTPSMALTAQEPPNANHPTVPRHPVPPQVPPQLPPNPLAAVQQHQVRPGPVIQIPTSAPAAQNHSSQNPAVTPAVQQQHSPMLPTQTPVTLFQQVPQGHILTARVQGVCPPITQTPPLPQTPLLSGPQGGAPQVDSQVLCAASSPSSSSIQVGGGQALSIAGVPNSQGSRVTFQNIAPKPPPNQSGGPAATIATPSQQPQQQAQSVVIVSPNPQQSPAYTPAIHQIVLANPSAISGAQTIQIAGQPAATSSPCPPPASHSNTQVQPNQTVSHALSMKRHQQQPPLQIISQNPPSQPTSTESSLIKQLLLPKRGPSTPGGKLILPAPQVPPPNNTIAPSPQVIYQAGYSTQNPSSQPQQLNVQLVPSQLPSTGAPALQTVQLLPGQLISTSSPSGAAILQAPAAAGQVTFTVVPNTGFTTSTAAVAAVSQGAVAPGIPPPPFSTGTVPHHAPAAPPPHPPPLPAPLRGDKIICQKEEEAKDAAGLHIHERKIEVMENSSLAEGDSSNGKTSNGDVVASAKLLNGRKCMESNLPPYHSGNSQGALNGPATESHPANGKQALSPGPNTPVEGNPDPKKTLVNGVCDFDRGDSSGNFNKNIPNHIASKQYLGNGEVGASDKSHCADPPVPSPPPPQQDTAKAQQAERLANGPQAVGTKPILELSNGPLGPGHAAPVLRQQLLPNSSLPSTVSVTSQSVASPANGVAPEARGLKRPAENEDRSAAASSGIPNKVGVRIITISDPNNAGSSATMVAVPAGTDPSTVAKVAIENATQQRNCSPTQAAGTTPTVTPSPPPVSQPAPPGNHSPHLPAQQTSAAPLGHSRKAGQNFKCLWQSCKRWFETPSQVFYHAATQHGGKDVYGGHCQWEGCEPFPRQRLSFITHLQDKHCSREALLAALKLEEQQAQSPNQTSQTPPVAGSTPAPRAPKAIVNHPSAALMALRRGSRNLVFRDFTDEKEGPVTKHIRLTAALTLKNVAKHSDCGRMLLKRHETHLSVLALSNMEVSTTLAKCLYELTRSLQA